The proteins below come from a single Zea mays cultivar B73 chromosome 8, Zm-B73-REFERENCE-NAM-5.0, whole genome shotgun sequence genomic window:
- the LOC103637317 gene encoding pre-mRNA-processing-splicing factor 8A, whose amino-acid sequence MNSFCADILLFAAHRWQMSKPSLVSESKDVFDQKASNKYWIDVQLRWGDCDSHDIERYTRAKFMDYTTDNMSIYPSPTGVMIGIDLAYNLHSAFGNWFPGSKPLLQQAMNKIMKSNPALYVLTPEGENKEGSAVVLF is encoded by the exons ATGAACAGTTTCTGTGCTGATATCCTTCTCTTTGCTGCTCATAGATGGCAGATGTCCAAACCAAGCTTAGTTTCTGAATCGAAGGATGTATTTGATCAGAAAGCAAGTAACAAGTATTGGATTGATGTGCAACTGCGTTGGGGAGACTGTGATTCACATGACATAGAACGTTATACAAGAGCCAAGTTCATGGATTACACAACAGACAATATGTCCATATACCCATCGCCAACTG GTGTGATGATTGGAATCGATCTAGCGTATAATTTGCACTCTGCTTTTGGCAACTGGTTTCCTGGATCAAAGCCACTACTTCAGCAGGCAATGAACAAGATCATGAAG TCAAATCCTGCTCTGTATGTCCTGACTCCTGAGGGAGAGAATAAGGAAGGGTCTGCAGTTGTACTCTTCTGA